The Branchiostoma lanceolatum isolate klBraLanc5 chromosome 5, klBraLanc5.hap2, whole genome shotgun sequence region ATCTTTTCATGTACTTATCATCTATGTGCTCAGAAAAGCCATTTTGAAGAGGTAGTTGAATGTACTTATGCAGCACAAATCATTGCTTCAACATTCCCAAAAGTATATCTTGTAAAGAAAGAGCCATTTTgaagacttacatgtaatcatgCCAAGAAATAGATTGAAGATGTGTTTGCTTATTAGAAAAAAGACATAGTTCATTATTATTTATTGATGGTAATTTAGTTAGCATACCTTTAATACAAAGTCCACCTGATAATTGGTCTTCCACACTGGTTTCACTTCCAATTGATATTTCTAGAAATGTAATCCTATGCTTATATATGTTTAGCTACTATTTAAAAGCTATTCTCAATATTTTCACTTTTCTACATTATTGCATGCAAAATAAAATTCTTTGAACACTGTCCCACAAGCCTGGTAGTAGTTGACATaactttgtttacatgtttcttAGATTATATACTGTACAAGTCCTGGATGATATTTGTTGTACACAAGTTCTGTATTTTTGGTAATTTAATGATTACCATTCACATTTCGGTAACTAGTATGGGACCTTGTGCATCTACTGCCTGGCAGGCTTGGGAGTGTGATCATGACCAGCATAGTAGGAGCGGGAACAGCGGTGGGCGTGTGCTGCATGACTGCAGTCGTCCATTGTGCAGGCATGATGTTTTGGCCTGATTGTCTGACCGTACTTTTCTGTACCTCGTACGAGTAAGGATTTAACCTGCAACGCTGGACAACTATAGTATAACAGTGGGCATAAAgcaagaacacacaaaaaactaaAGTGCTAGCAGGGTTTTGGACAGCTTTGATCCTTGTATTTTGTTATCCTGTTATGATGGGATCACAGATAGCCTCCAGGAACGGCTCGCAGCCATAGGCGAGCGAACCTTTCCCAGCCAGGGCCGACCGCTTGCCATGCGGAGGTGGAAATTCTGTGTCGTGTTGACAGCGGCAGGTGTGGCCATTCACCTCGACGTCCCTACCCGCCGGGATCACCGTCCCCATGGCGTTACAGTTCGCACCTAGAGAAGCGGATTTGCCGGCAGAATTAGGAATGTCTACGTACTACATATATCGCCccatcaacatatatcatagaCCTACCTCTCTCCTTAAAAACATAGATTTCTGATACTCATTTTATCGAGTCATGCATTCCTTGTCATACAAATGACCGTTATTTGCTAATCGAATGTTCATGTCTGTAGATATATGTGCGTAAAATAGTACTTCCTACCCAATTTTTTTCATCGGATGACAACGACTAAATGTTTCAACACACATAATTTTCATATACGAAAGTTTGCAAATTGCTCACCGTTTGGGCAAGTTGGGCAGCACCTGCCGGAAATGGCATCGACACATGGTAGGCAATAACACCAACATCTGCAGCGACAGTTTTCCTGGGCAGTATTGGACCAAGGATCCCTG contains the following coding sequences:
- the LOC136435216 gene encoding uncharacterized protein produces the protein MLCVLVLLLAIHTVPDTFATAVQRAGQITMPWATTTTTEIVGCISSYDGQGRPPGSTYYPDPAGSGDCFECTCDRDPWSNTAQENCRCRCWCYCLPCVDAISGRCCPTCPNGANCNAMGTVIPAGRDVEVNGHTCRCQHDTEFPPPHGKRSALAGKGSLAYGCEPFLEAICDPIITG